One window of Streptomyces sp. NBC_00273 genomic DNA carries:
- a CDS encoding S8 family peptidase, which produces MTAFAALLPAAALLAVATTATTAATATVPVTGAPPAPRSATAPYVVVLKDTASRTPTRALAAEAVHAGDDVGPVYEAALNGFAVRTTAARAAALAADPRVASVEPDAEFHTTDTPDAVAAPEQQRGPQAPAPWPLDRIDQRELPLDGSYTYPSRAEGVTVYVIDSGINTSHVEFGGRARTGYNALFLSSSRDCSGHGTHVAATVGGETYGVAKGVSLVGVKVADCRGAASLSAILKGLDWVVKDAAKAPATPAVANMSIGGSRSHALETAVVRAVASGITVTAAAGNDGKDACGGSPASVPQAITVGATDSEDRRARFSNYGPCVDLSAPGVGITSAWKDSTTATARASGTSMAAPHVAGVAALILARGTARTPAQVSEELLHSAVSDRITGLPTGTPNLLLHTPTRR; this is translated from the coding sequence ATGACCGCATTCGCCGCGCTCCTCCCCGCCGCCGCCCTCCTCGCGGTGGCCACCACGGCCACGACGGCCGCCACGGCCACCGTCCCCGTCACGGGGGCCCCTCCGGCTCCCCGCTCCGCCACCGCCCCCTACGTCGTCGTCCTCAAGGACACCGCCTCCCGCACCCCGACCCGCGCCCTGGCCGCCGAGGCCGTGCACGCCGGCGACGACGTCGGACCCGTCTACGAGGCCGCCCTGAACGGCTTCGCCGTCCGCACCACGGCCGCCCGGGCCGCCGCCCTGGCCGCCGACCCGCGGGTGGCCTCGGTCGAGCCGGACGCGGAGTTCCACACCACCGACACCCCGGACGCCGTCGCCGCACCCGAACAGCAGCGGGGCCCGCAGGCTCCCGCGCCCTGGCCCCTGGACCGCATCGACCAGCGCGAACTCCCGCTCGACGGCTCGTACACGTACCCCAGCAGGGCCGAGGGCGTCACCGTCTACGTCATCGACTCCGGCATCAACACCAGCCACGTGGAGTTCGGCGGCCGCGCCCGCACCGGCTACAACGCGCTGTTCCTCAGCAGCTCCCGCGACTGCAGCGGCCACGGCACGCACGTTGCGGCGACCGTGGGCGGGGAGACGTACGGGGTGGCCAAGGGGGTCTCGCTCGTCGGGGTGAAGGTGGCCGACTGCCGTGGTGCCGCGAGCCTGTCGGCGATCCTCAAGGGTCTCGACTGGGTGGTGAAGGACGCCGCCAAGGCCCCCGCCACCCCGGCCGTGGCCAACATGAGCATCGGCGGCAGCCGAAGCCACGCCCTCGAAACGGCCGTGGTCCGGGCCGTGGCCTCCGGGATCACCGTCACCGCGGCCGCCGGCAACGACGGCAAGGACGCCTGCGGCGGATCCCCGGCCTCCGTCCCCCAGGCCATCACGGTCGGCGCGACCGACTCCGAGGACCGGCGGGCGCGGTTCTCCAACTACGGTCCCTGCGTGGACCTCTCGGCTCCGGGCGTGGGCATCACCTCGGCCTGGAAGGACTCCACCACCGCCACGGCCCGCGCCTCCGGCACCTCGATGGCCGCCCCGCACGTGGCCGGGGTCGCCGCCCTCATCCTGGCGCGCGGTACGGCGCGCACCCCGGCGCAGGTGTCGGAGGAACTGCTGCACAGCGCCGTGTCCGACCGGATCACCGGGCTCCCGACCGGCACCCCGAACCTGCTGCTCCACACGCCCACCCGGCGCTAG
- a CDS encoding serine/threonine-protein kinase yields the protein MNSATEVFEPLRADDPSTVAGYRIAARLGAGGMGRVYLSHTQGGRPVAIKVVRPELAEDPAFRRRFRREVEAARRVRGAYTAELIDADADGTPPWLATLYVPGPSLSQAVARRGPLPLPAVLWLLAGVAEALQAIHDAGIVHRDLKPSNVLLAADGPRVIDFGISLASDTTAHTATGAAIGTPQYMSPEQASAGEVTAAADVFALGQTAAYAALGEPLYGTGPSATVLYRIVHSAPDLSRLPQELRPLIARCLAADPQDRATPAEIVAWCRTELGEDADADGGPALWREVTGPELTVPEPVPEPVPESAPAPGPGPAPGSTASHAPAPGSPHTMRQVWQPPQPAHPEAPEGPEQRRRRRRRNALVTAASVAASAMLLGTLWVVIDQAADGLRDRAKSPTAERTPTAKGTPAGGTRSASGDPTRPAAESAPNPSPSPSVSAPPKAVPYPSLTLDEENSISIKEPVKRATRGGDLRLNCEQVGCTLESDTSAITLLSGGPNGSLDTCRTALEKGAKRTQSLGQAAAGSEFCIKHPSGDIALLVLTLKSTPWLGDLPSSLNADMTVWRAA from the coding sequence ATGAACAGCGCGACCGAGGTGTTCGAACCGCTGCGGGCGGACGATCCGTCCACCGTGGCCGGATACCGCATCGCGGCCCGGCTCGGCGCGGGCGGCATGGGCCGGGTCTACCTGTCGCACACCCAGGGCGGACGACCGGTGGCGATCAAGGTCGTACGTCCGGAACTGGCCGAGGACCCGGCGTTCCGGCGGCGGTTCCGCCGCGAGGTGGAGGCCGCCCGGCGGGTCCGGGGCGCGTACACCGCCGAGCTGATCGACGCCGACGCGGACGGGACACCCCCCTGGCTGGCCACCCTCTACGTGCCCGGGCCCTCGCTGTCGCAGGCCGTGGCCCGCCGCGGACCGCTGCCCCTGCCCGCCGTGCTGTGGCTGCTCGCGGGCGTGGCCGAGGCCCTGCAGGCCATCCACGACGCGGGCATCGTGCACCGCGACTTGAAGCCGTCGAACGTGCTCCTCGCCGCCGACGGGCCCCGTGTCATCGACTTCGGCATCTCGCTGGCGTCCGACACCACCGCGCACACCGCCACGGGCGCCGCCATCGGCACGCCCCAGTACATGTCCCCCGAGCAGGCGTCGGCGGGTGAGGTCACGGCAGCCGCCGACGTCTTCGCGCTGGGCCAGACGGCGGCGTACGCCGCGCTGGGCGAGCCCCTCTACGGCACCGGCCCCTCCGCGACCGTGCTGTACCGGATCGTGCACTCCGCGCCCGACCTGTCCCGACTGCCGCAGGAGCTGCGTCCGCTGATCGCCCGGTGCCTGGCCGCCGATCCGCAGGACCGGGCCACCCCCGCGGAGATCGTGGCGTGGTGCCGGACGGAGCTGGGCGAGGACGCCGACGCGGACGGCGGCCCGGCGCTCTGGCGCGAGGTGACCGGACCGGAGCTGACGGTCCCGGAGCCCGTACCCGAGCCCGTACCCGAGTCGGCGCCGGCACCGGGACCGGGACCGGCACCGGGATCCACTGCGTCGCACGCCCCGGCTCCCGGCTCCCCGCACACGATGCGCCAGGTGTGGCAGCCGCCGCAGCCCGCGCATCCGGAGGCTCCCGAAGGACCGGAGCAGCGGCGGCGGCGCCGGCGGCGCAACGCGCTGGTCACCGCCGCGTCGGTGGCGGCGTCCGCAATGCTGCTGGGCACGCTGTGGGTGGTCATCGACCAGGCGGCCGACGGTCTGCGCGACCGGGCGAAGTCCCCGACGGCCGAGAGGACACCGACGGCCAAGGGGACACCGGCGGGCGGGACCCGCTCGGCGAGCGGCGACCCGACCCGCCCGGCCGCCGAATCCGCTCCGAATCCGAGCCCGAGCCCGTCCGTGAGCGCACCCCCGAAGGCCGTTCCCTACCCCTCGTTGACGCTGGACGAAGAGAACTCGATCAGCATCAAGGAACCGGTCAAGCGCGCCACTCGTGGCGGGGACCTGCGCCTCAACTGCGAACAGGTGGGCTGCACGCTGGAGAGCGACACGAGTGCGATCACCCTCCTGTCGGGCGGACCGAACGGCTCCCTCGACACCTGCCGGACCGCCCTCGAGAAGGGGGCCAAGAGAACCCAGAGCTTGGGACAGGCGGCAGCCGGCAGCGAGTTCTGCATCAAGCACCCGTCGGGGGACATCGCACTGCTCGTGCTCACGCTCAAGTCGACTCCGTGGTTGGGGGACCTACCGAGCTCCCTGAACGCGGACATGACGGTCTGGCGCGCGGCCTGA
- a CDS encoding alpha/beta fold hydrolase: protein MKNAVVTPEGDRIRWVELAGEEPARVYVHGLGATSPAYFTASATHPLLAGRRSLLVDLLGHGHSDRPEGFDYTLEAHADALAAALNEAGVEGAELIAHSMGGAVAIVLADRHPRLVSRLVLVDANLDPQQPVPAAPGSSGIASYTEEEFLAGGWAEVRDRVGAHWWSTMRLAGRTALYRTAVHLAAGTTPTMRELLQESKIPRTYLLPEADGPLPGAEALRASGVAVVSVPDCGHNIMLDNPDGFARATAAALARD, encoded by the coding sequence GTGAAGAACGCCGTGGTCACGCCCGAGGGCGACCGGATCCGCTGGGTCGAACTGGCGGGGGAGGAGCCGGCCCGGGTGTACGTGCACGGGCTCGGGGCCACCTCGCCCGCCTACTTCACGGCGAGCGCCACCCATCCGCTCCTGGCCGGGCGGCGTTCGCTGCTGGTCGATCTGCTGGGCCACGGGCACAGCGACCGGCCCGAGGGGTTCGACTACACCCTCGAAGCGCATGCCGACGCGCTGGCGGCCGCCCTCAACGAGGCCGGTGTGGAGGGCGCCGAGCTGATCGCCCACAGCATGGGCGGGGCCGTGGCCATCGTGCTCGCGGACCGGCACCCCCGCCTGGTGTCCCGGCTGGTGCTCGTCGACGCCAACCTGGATCCGCAGCAGCCCGTTCCCGCCGCGCCCGGCAGCAGCGGGATCGCCTCCTACACCGAAGAGGAGTTCCTGGCCGGGGGCTGGGCCGAGGTACGGGACAGGGTCGGCGCGCACTGGTGGTCCACGATGCGGCTGGCCGGCCGAACCGCCCTCTACCGCACGGCCGTCCACCTGGCCGCCGGCACCACGCCCACCATGCGCGAGCTGTTGCAGGAGTCGAAGATCCCGCGCACCTACCTGCTGCCCGAGGCGGACGGCCCGCTCCCGGGCGCAGAAGCCCTCCGGGCCTCGGGCGTGGCCGTCGTGTCCGTCCCCGACTGCGGGCACAACATCATGCTCGACAACCCGGACGGCTTCGCCCGGGCCACCGCGGCGGCGCTGGCCCGCGACTGA
- a CDS encoding CoA-acylating methylmalonate-semialdehyde dehydrogenase: MKTVNHWIGGKTVEGASGNYGPVTDPATGEVTTQVALASADEVDAAVQVAREAYLSWGQSSLAARTKVLFAYRALLDANRDEIAALITAEHGKVHSDALGEVARGLEIVELACGITTQLKGELSTSVSSRVDVSSIRQPLGVVAGITPFNFPAMVPMWMFPLAVACGNTFILKPSEKDPSAANKLAELATEAGLPAGVLNVVHGDKVAVDALLAHPGIAAVSFVGSTPIARHIHTTASANGKRVQALGGAKNHMLVLPDADLDAAADAAVSAAYGSAGERCMAISAVVAVGAIGDELVEKIRERAEKIKIGPGNDPTSEMGPLITAAHRDKVASYVKGAADQGAEVVLDGTGFTVEGNENGHWIGLSLLDRVKTDSDAYRDEIFGPVLCVLRAETYEEGVALINASPFGNGTAIFTRDGGAARRFQLEIEAGMVGVNVPIPVPVGYHSFGGWKDSLFGDHHIYGNDGIHFYTRGKVVTTRWPDPSEGHIGVDLGFPRNH, translated from the coding sequence ATGAAGACCGTCAACCACTGGATCGGTGGCAAGACCGTCGAGGGCGCGTCGGGCAACTACGGCCCGGTCACCGACCCGGCCACCGGCGAGGTCACCACGCAGGTCGCGCTCGCCTCGGCCGACGAGGTCGACGCGGCCGTACAGGTCGCCCGGGAGGCCTACCTCAGCTGGGGCCAGTCCTCGCTGGCCGCCCGCACCAAGGTGCTGTTCGCCTACCGCGCCCTGCTCGACGCCAACCGCGACGAGATCGCCGCGCTGATCACCGCCGAGCACGGCAAGGTCCACTCGGACGCGCTGGGTGAGGTCGCCCGTGGCCTGGAGATCGTCGAGCTGGCCTGCGGCATCACCACGCAGCTCAAGGGCGAGCTGTCCACCTCCGTCTCCAGCCGGGTGGACGTCTCCTCGATCCGCCAGCCGCTGGGCGTCGTCGCGGGCATCACCCCGTTCAACTTCCCGGCGATGGTCCCGATGTGGATGTTCCCGCTGGCCGTGGCCTGCGGAAACACCTTCATCCTCAAGCCGAGCGAGAAGGACCCGTCGGCCGCCAACAAGCTCGCCGAGCTGGCGACCGAGGCCGGTCTCCCGGCCGGCGTGCTGAACGTGGTCCACGGCGACAAGGTGGCCGTCGACGCGCTGCTCGCCCACCCCGGCATCGCGGCCGTCTCCTTCGTCGGCTCGACCCCGATCGCCCGCCACATCCACACCACCGCCTCGGCCAACGGCAAGCGCGTCCAGGCCCTGGGCGGCGCCAAGAACCACATGCTGGTGCTGCCGGACGCCGACCTGGACGCCGCCGCCGACGCGGCCGTGTCGGCCGCCTACGGCTCGGCCGGTGAGCGCTGCATGGCGATCTCCGCCGTCGTGGCCGTCGGCGCGATCGGCGACGAGCTCGTCGAGAAGATCCGCGAGCGCGCCGAGAAGATCAAGATCGGCCCCGGCAACGACCCGACCTCCGAGATGGGCCCGCTGATCACCGCCGCCCACCGCGACAAGGTCGCCTCGTACGTCAAGGGCGCGGCCGACCAGGGCGCGGAGGTCGTCCTCGACGGCACCGGCTTCACCGTTGAGGGCAACGAGAACGGCCACTGGATCGGCCTGTCCCTGCTGGACCGCGTGAAGACCGACTCCGACGCCTACCGCGACGAGATCTTCGGCCCGGTCCTGTGCGTGCTGCGCGCCGAGACCTACGAGGAGGGCGTGGCCCTCATCAACGCCTCGCCGTTCGGCAACGGCACCGCGATCTTCACCCGCGACGGCGGCGCCGCCCGCCGCTTCCAGCTGGAGATCGAGGCCGGCATGGTCGGCGTCAACGTCCCGATCCCGGTGCCGGTGGGCTACCACTCCTTCGGTGGCTGGAAGGACTCGCTCTTCGGCGACCACCACATCTACGGCAACGACGGCATCCACTTCTACACCCGCGGCAAGGTCGTCACGACCCGCTGGCCGGACCCCTCCGAGGGCCACATCGGCGTGGACCTGGGCTTCCCCCGCAACCACTGA
- a CDS encoding WxL protein peptidoglycan domain-containing protein, which produces MRTRTRSLSRTRGRTRTLLHGLLLGLLLGGAGLLPATAARAADNGTWGVFPTPAAGAAMTDRAYFFHQGAAGSTLSDSVTIVNSSDKELTFQVFATDAVNTPEGGAFALLPVETKPKDVGAWVALAPETASTVTVPAKGRKDIPFTVKVPADATPGDHVGGIVALGTAVEGVQQEGKVQVGVKRSVGARLYFRVPGPVTAGLSVEDVRVSRSAPLLPWVRNARATVSYALVNRGNVVVEPKVAVSAEGLFGREVLDRPARELKLSLLPGQRIELTEPWPDAPQSDWVTVKVTAGAAAHPDLVSEAGTDFIAVPWPAVSLLLVLAGAGAAVWVLRRRRRAAGEQPHPVPDLARTP; this is translated from the coding sequence ATGCGCACCCGCACCCGCAGCCTCAGCCGCACCCGTGGCCGCACCCGCACCCTCCTGCACGGCCTGCTCCTCGGTCTGCTGCTCGGCGGCGCGGGCCTGCTGCCGGCCACCGCTGCGCGCGCCGCGGACAACGGCACGTGGGGGGTGTTCCCGACGCCCGCGGCCGGTGCGGCGATGACCGACCGCGCGTACTTCTTCCACCAGGGCGCGGCCGGGAGCACGCTGAGCGACAGCGTGACGATCGTGAACTCCTCCGACAAGGAGCTGACGTTCCAGGTCTTCGCCACCGACGCCGTGAACACCCCGGAGGGCGGCGCCTTCGCGCTGCTGCCGGTGGAGACGAAGCCGAAGGACGTCGGCGCGTGGGTCGCACTGGCACCGGAGACCGCGAGCACCGTCACCGTGCCCGCCAAGGGCCGCAAGGACATCCCGTTCACCGTGAAGGTCCCGGCGGACGCGACGCCCGGTGATCACGTCGGCGGGATCGTCGCCCTGGGCACCGCCGTGGAGGGCGTGCAGCAGGAGGGCAAGGTCCAGGTCGGGGTGAAGCGCTCGGTGGGCGCCCGGCTGTACTTCCGGGTGCCGGGGCCGGTCACGGCGGGGCTGAGCGTGGAGGACGTACGGGTCAGCCGCTCGGCGCCGCTGCTGCCCTGGGTGCGCAACGCCCGCGCCACGGTCTCGTACGCGCTGGTCAACCGGGGCAACGTGGTCGTGGAGCCCAAGGTGGCGGTGTCCGCCGAGGGCCTGTTCGGGCGCGAGGTGCTGGACCGGCCCGCCCGCGAGCTGAAGCTGTCCCTGCTGCCCGGGCAGCGGATCGAGCTGACCGAACCGTGGCCGGACGCCCCCCAGTCGGACTGGGTGACCGTCAAGGTCACGGCGGGCGCGGCGGCCCACCCCGATCTGGTCTCGGAGGCCGGGACCGACTTCATCGCCGTGCCCTGGCCGGCCGTGAGCCTGCTCCTGGTGCTGGCGGGCGCGGGCGCCGCGGTGTGGGTGCTGCGCCGACGTCGCCGCGCGGCGGGCGAGCAGCCGCACCCCGTACCGGACCTGGCCCGGACGCCCTGA
- a CDS encoding GNAT family N-acetyltransferase, translated as MDIRRALTPAELAAAESLFDGPARKEWSERFLAAPGHLMLIAYVDGVPAGMVSGIEMSHPDKGTEMCLYELSVDEGYRRRGIGRDLTLALAEEAKARGCYGMWVGVDTDNEAALATYEAAGARDEGVFAMRGWPLAP; from the coding sequence ATGGACATTCGCCGGGCCCTCACCCCCGCCGAGCTCGCAGCCGCCGAATCCCTCTTCGACGGGCCTGCCCGCAAGGAGTGGTCCGAGCGCTTCCTCGCCGCCCCGGGACACCTGATGCTCATCGCCTACGTCGACGGCGTCCCCGCCGGAATGGTCTCCGGCATCGAGATGAGCCACCCCGACAAGGGCACCGAGATGTGCCTGTACGAGCTCTCCGTGGACGAGGGGTACCGCCGTCGGGGCATCGGACGGGACCTGACCCTGGCCCTCGCCGAGGAGGCGAAGGCGCGCGGCTGCTACGGCATGTGGGTGGGGGTCGACACCGACAACGAGGCCGCCCTGGCCACCTACGAAGCTGCCGGCGCCCGCGACGAGGGCGTCTTCGCGATGCGCGGCTGGCCCCTCGCCCCGTAG
- a CDS encoding sulfite oxidase has translation MEQASVQDVSTPGRIASPGEGIGPEELALAARNHGLPLEALRYEVTPPGLHYVLVHYDIPAADPAGWTLTVGGRVRTPLALDLAALRAFPAVTHRVTMECAGNGRARLTPRPVSQPWLVEAVGTADWTGVPLRLVLAGAGVRADAVEAVFTGADHGVERGVEQDYRRSLPVAAATGDDPEVLIAYAMNGLPLPPQHGCPLRLVVPGWYGMAHVKWLREITLVDAPFTGFQQAVAYRYRRAADDPDDPGEPVTRIAPRALMVPPGFPDFMSRTRVVHPGPVPLEGRAWSGHGAVDRVEVSADGGGSWIRAEVAPPGPHRWAWQAWSCVWAAAPGRHTLTVRATDSEGGTQPLEQPWNRGGFGNNLVQHVPVLCC, from the coding sequence ATGGAGCAGGCGTCGGTGCAGGATGTCAGCACCCCGGGCCGGATCGCGTCGCCCGGTGAGGGCATCGGCCCGGAGGAGCTGGCGCTCGCGGCCCGCAACCACGGGCTTCCGCTGGAGGCCCTGCGCTACGAGGTCACACCGCCCGGACTGCACTACGTCCTGGTCCACTACGACATACCCGCCGCCGACCCGGCCGGCTGGACCCTCACCGTCGGCGGCCGGGTCCGCACCCCGCTGGCCCTGGACCTCGCCGCCCTGCGCGCGTTCCCCGCGGTCACCCACCGCGTCACCATGGAGTGCGCGGGCAACGGCCGGGCCCGCCTCACGCCCCGGCCGGTCAGCCAGCCGTGGCTGGTCGAGGCGGTGGGCACCGCCGACTGGACGGGCGTACCGCTGCGTCTGGTGCTCGCCGGGGCAGGGGTGCGGGCGGACGCCGTCGAGGCCGTGTTCACCGGCGCCGACCACGGGGTCGAACGCGGCGTCGAGCAGGACTACCGGCGCAGCCTGCCGGTGGCCGCGGCCACCGGGGACGACCCCGAGGTGCTGATCGCCTACGCCATGAACGGCCTGCCCCTGCCCCCGCAGCACGGATGTCCGCTGCGGTTGGTCGTCCCCGGCTGGTACGGCATGGCGCACGTCAAGTGGCTGCGCGAGATCACCCTCGTCGACGCGCCGTTCACCGGGTTCCAGCAGGCCGTTGCCTACCGCTACCGGCGGGCCGCCGACGATCCGGACGACCCCGGCGAGCCGGTCACCCGGATCGCGCCGCGCGCCCTGATGGTCCCGCCCGGATTCCCCGACTTCATGTCCCGCACCCGTGTCGTGCACCCCGGCCCCGTACCGCTGGAGGGGCGGGCCTGGTCCGGCCACGGGGCCGTCGACCGGGTGGAGGTGAGCGCCGACGGGGGCGGCTCCTGGATACGGGCCGAGGTCGCACCGCCGGGGCCGCACCGGTGGGCGTGGCAGGCCTGGTCCTGTGTCTGGGCGGCGGCGCCGGGCCGCCACACGCTCACCGTCCGCGCCACGGACTCCGAGGGCGGCACGCAGCCCCTCGAACAGCCCTGGAACCGGGGCGGTTTCGGCAACAATCTGGTCCAGCACGTCCCGGTCCTGTGCTGCTGA
- a CDS encoding phospholipase — MRRHRLVPALATAAVTAVLALAPAAWSAPQVPADKPQVLSRWTQTSAASYQAWADAREHRAAWAAYGFDWSTDHCTSSPDNPLGFPFADACARHDFGYRNHRAAGLFPAAKARLDLAFHADLKRVCAQYSGPRRNSCEGTAWTYYQAVRLLGIS, encoded by the coding sequence ATGCGCCGTCACCGCCTCGTCCCCGCCCTCGCCACCGCCGCCGTCACCGCGGTGCTCGCCCTCGCCCCGGCGGCCTGGTCCGCACCGCAGGTCCCGGCCGACAAGCCGCAGGTGCTGAGCCGTTGGACGCAGACCAGCGCCGCCAGCTACCAGGCATGGGCCGACGCCCGCGAGCACCGGGCGGCCTGGGCAGCGTACGGCTTCGACTGGTCGACGGACCACTGCACCTCGTCCCCCGACAATCCCCTCGGCTTCCCCTTCGCGGACGCCTGCGCGCGCCACGACTTCGGTTACCGCAACCACCGTGCGGCAGGGCTGTTCCCGGCCGCCAAAGCACGGCTGGACCTGGCGTTCCACGCGGACCTGAAGCGGGTCTGCGCGCAGTACTCGGGCCCCCGCAGGAACTCGTGCGAGGGCACCGCCTGGACCTACTACCAAGCCGTGCGGCTCCTCGGTATCTCCTAG
- a CDS encoding phosphoribosyltransferase: MLFTHRAEAGERLAEALQYLKGEDPVVLGLPRGGVPVAYRVARALGAPLDVIVVRKLGVPYHRELGFGAIGEGGVRVLSEDIVRGSRLGPQDIEAVERAEAAELARQATRFRGDRPRVPVKGRTVIVVDDGIATGATAVAACEVARAQGAARVVLAVPVAPPDAVARLGSAADEVVCLATPQAFRAVGEWYQDFSQTQDEEVVFLLARAAADPVNRPPVRAVEVEVEAGGLVLAGDLALPEGVGAVVVFAHGSGSSRHSPRNRSVAADLNRAGLATLLLDLLTPDEEADRANVFDIETLAGRLAAATAWLRRRELLPTGWFGASTGAAAALWAAGEPGAEIGAVVSRGGRPDLAGARLAAVRAPTLLIVGGRDSTVLDLNRRAQRELRCENRLEVVPGATHLFEEPGALDEVAGLARDWFTRHLLPP; this comes from the coding sequence GTGCTGTTCACCCATCGCGCGGAGGCCGGCGAGCGGCTCGCCGAAGCGCTCCAGTACCTGAAGGGGGAGGATCCCGTCGTACTGGGCCTGCCCCGCGGCGGGGTCCCGGTCGCCTACCGGGTGGCCCGCGCGCTCGGCGCCCCGCTCGATGTGATCGTGGTGCGCAAGCTCGGCGTCCCCTACCACCGCGAGCTGGGCTTCGGCGCCATCGGCGAGGGCGGCGTACGCGTCCTCAGCGAGGACATCGTCCGCGGCAGCCGCCTGGGACCGCAGGACATCGAGGCGGTCGAGCGCGCCGAGGCGGCGGAGCTCGCCCGGCAGGCCACCAGGTTCCGCGGGGACCGGCCGCGGGTGCCCGTCAAGGGTCGGACCGTGATCGTCGTGGACGACGGGATCGCGACCGGGGCCACGGCCGTCGCCGCGTGCGAGGTCGCACGGGCGCAGGGCGCGGCGCGCGTGGTGCTGGCCGTTCCGGTGGCCCCGCCGGACGCGGTCGCACGGCTGGGCTCCGCGGCCGACGAGGTGGTGTGCCTGGCCACGCCGCAGGCCTTCCGGGCCGTCGGCGAGTGGTACCAGGACTTCTCCCAGACCCAGGACGAGGAGGTCGTCTTCCTGCTGGCGCGGGCGGCAGCCGACCCCGTCAACCGCCCGCCCGTCCGGGCCGTCGAGGTCGAGGTGGAAGCCGGCGGCCTCGTCCTGGCCGGGGACCTCGCCCTGCCGGAGGGCGTCGGGGCGGTCGTGGTGTTCGCGCACGGCTCCGGAAGCAGCCGCCACAGCCCGCGCAACCGGTCGGTGGCTGCCGACCTCAACCGGGCGGGCCTCGCCACCCTGCTCCTCGACCTGCTCACGCCCGACGAGGAGGCCGACCGGGCCAACGTCTTCGACATAGAGACCCTGGCCGGGCGGCTCGCGGCCGCCACCGCCTGGCTGCGCCGCCGCGAGCTCCTCCCGACGGGCTGGTTCGGGGCGAGCACCGGGGCCGCGGCGGCGCTGTGGGCGGCCGGGGAGCCGGGCGCCGAGATCGGCGCCGTGGTGTCCCGCGGTGGTCGCCCGGACCTGGCCGGTGCGCGGCTCGCCGCCGTACGGGCCCCCACGCTGCTGATCGTGGGGGGCCGGGACTCGACGGTGCTCGACCTCAACCGGCGGGCCCAGCGCGAGCTGCGCTGCGAGAACCGGCTGGAGGTCGTCCCGGGGGCCACCCACCTCTTCGAGGAGCCGGGAGCCCTGGACGAGGTGGCCGGCCTGGCCCGCGACTGGTTCACCCGTCACCTGTTGCCGCCGTAG